GTAATTCCTGTACTCAATGCACGTTTTGCGATTTCAGCAGATTTTTTGTATCCGATATGAGGAACAAGTGCTGTAACTATTCCTACAGATTTTTCGACGTCGTTTGAAAGTTTTTGTCTGTTTGGTTTGATACCAATTATGCAGTTTTCTCTGAAAGTTTTCACTGCATTAGTCAATATAGATATAGATTCAAATAAACTATCGAACAAAACCGGTTCGAATGCGTTAAGTTCCAATTGTCCGTGTTCTGCACACATTGTAATTGTATTATCGTTACCAATAATCCTGAATACAACTTGGTTAACAACTTCTGGAATTACAGGATTTACTTTTCCTGGCATTATTGATGAGCCGTTTTGTCTTGGTGGAAGCTCAATATCTCCTACCATTGTCTTTGGTCCTGAACTCATTAATCTCAAATCACTTGCCATTTTTGACAAACTTACAGCTGTTGATTTTACGGCTGAAGATATTTCTACAAGTCCATCAAGGTTATTAGTTCCATCTATTAAATCTTCTGCTTGATGCAAATCAAATCCAGTTAATTCTGCAAGAATAGGAACTATATTTGTAAAGTAAACTTTGTCTACATTTACTCCTGTACCAATGGCAGTCGCTCCCATATTTATAGATTCGATTTGATCTGATGATCTTCTAATTCTTTTGATATCTCTTTTTATTACTGAATAATATGCGTGGAATTCTTGTCCCAATCTAATTGGAACTGCATCTTGAAGTTGAGTACGTCCCATTTTAAGTACATCATCAAATTCCACTGATTTATTTAGCAAAGAAATCTCTAATTGCTTTAATTCATTTAAAGCTTTTATTAGTAGTCTTAAAGTTGCAATCTTACCTGCAGTTGGAAAAACATCGTTTGTAGATTGACTCATATTAACGTGATCGTTTGGATGAACATATTCATAAGTTCCCAATCCGCCGCCAAGTTTTTCGTTGGCAATGTTTGCAATAACTTCATTTGCATTCATGTTAGCAGTAGTACCTGCTCCACCTTGAATTGGATCAGTCAAAAATTGATCGTGATATTCTCCTTCAAGAATTTTGTCACATGCGTAAACGATTGCGTTTTTGACATCTTCTCTCATAATTCCTGCTCTGTGGTTTGCAATTGCACAAGCTTTTTTAACTATTGTCAATCCATAAATTAATTCTTCGTGTAAAGTTCTTCCTGTTATTGGGAAATTTTCCATACCTCTCAAAGATTGCACACCGTAATATGCATCTTTTGGAACTTGTTTTTCACCAACACTGTCAGACTCTAATCTGTAATCCATATTAACCCCCAAAAAACGTTTATTTATTACATTACAAATTGATATTAACACTTTTAAAATCCATTGTCAAAATTTTATAAAAATTGATTTTAAAAATAAAAATCAGCCGATATTTCAAAGTTTGAAAAACTTTTTATCGACTGATAATAAATTTATTTTGTAATTTTATAATCCCAATTCATCTTGTCTCTTACGAAGTCTGGTAATTATATGGTCTTCATCCAGATTAACCATATCGTAAGTAATCAATGTGTCTTTTGGTATATCAACTTTTGCAGTTGTTTTTTCTGTGATGATTGGCATTGGCAACAAATTATTTTCCATTTGATGTTTGTGAGATGTAATTTTACCGAAACAATCGTGTCCACCGATACCTTCAATTATTTGGCCTTTTTTGATGTCTCTTTTTGCAACTGTAATTGTATCAGAAACTTGACCGTATTTTGGATAAATTGTCGGTTCTTTCTCTACAATTGCATCGTAAATAGTAAGTGGAGTTTCCAAACTTGTCAAATGATATGGTCTATACAAAGTATAGTTTGGTCCTTTACCCATTGACAAATATTCCATCAAATCGTGAACTTCGTTAGTATCGTGAGTTACAATAGCAAAAACTCCCGGCGCAACTCCAAATGCAAAATCAACTATATTGTAATTATTTAAAATTCCGCCTTGTTCTTTTAATTTAAATTCGTCAGCAATATCGTGAATGTTTGTTGTAATTCCATGACAACCCAAAACATCAGGAGTAAATCCCAATGCATTTGCAACAGCAGTTAGTTCAATCATCGTATTAGTTCCATCTACAAATGATGTCAACATTTTTGGAACCAAACCTTTTGACAAGGCTTCTTCTCGTAAAATATCTTCATTAGTGTAATTATCCAATGGATTGTTCTTGCCCTTACCTACAGCTAATAATTTGAATCCCAATCCAAGCGCAAAATCTGACAATTGAATTATAGCTCCTGGTTCATCTCCTGCAGATCCTGTGTACACAACACCTTTTTTCTTCGCCATTTCGTTCAAAATAGGTCCAACAACAGCGTCACATTCTACATTTAATAAAATAGTTTGTTTTTCGTGTTCAATACTTTCAACTGCAAGTTGTGTCCCAAATGGAGGATTTCCTGTAGCATCAATTACGCCATCAATCATGTCCAATTTGTAACTCAAAGTATAATCATCACTTACTACGAACGAATTATTTTTAATAGCATTTTCTGCAACTTTCAAATCAGTTGTTTTGACAATATCTACATCTTTTACACCTGCTTTTCTCAAGGCAGTCACGCACTTGTCGACGTGTCGATCTACAATAACAGATGGTCTCATTCCTTTGATTCTACTCAACTGACTCACAAGACCTGATCCCATTTTGCCACAACCAACCAAACCTACTCTAACTTTTTGACCGTGGTTATCTAAGTCAATAAGTTTTCTTTGCATTTTATTCATTTAGTTCTCCTTTTTAATTATAGACATCGCACAAGAATACGCCGATGAAAAAGCCCATTGAAGATTATATCCACCACAATCTCCGTCGACATCCATAATTTCACCAATAATATACAGATTTTTTATTTTTTTTGATTCCATAGTAGAAGGATTGATCTCATCTGTGTCGACTCCTCCGCAAGTTATCTGACCAGAATCCTCATCCTTGTATCCACTAACACTAAATTCCAAATTTTTAAGAGTGTGTGCTAATTTGTAAATTTCTTCCTTGCTAAGCTCGCACACATTAATATCATAACTTATACCTGCTTGATTCAAAACTTCTTCAATCAAATTGTCGTTAATCAAACCGACCAACAACTCATTTATTTTCTTATAATAATTTAAAGATATTATGTAGATTAAATGCTCATACAATTTATTTTCATCCAAATCTACAGTGTCAATTCTTATTTTGACATCTAATCCCTTGTTTTTAGCTCTGATTGCTTCTCCTGATAATTGCAAAATAGTTGGCCCACTAATTCCATAATCAGTGAACAAAACATCATGATAAAATTCGAAAACTTCCTTGTTATCTACAACTAATTTTGCATTAGCTTTGAATTTTGTACCGCTCATTTTTTTGAAACTATCTCCATTAAGTCTCAATTGCACAATTCCTGGATGAGTTTTCACTATATTGTGTCCCAGTTTTTTCATAAGAATGTATCCATTTCCATCAGAGCCACTTTTTTTGTAAGCCTTCGACCCACAAGCTATTATCAAATAATCAAACTTATACAATGAACCGTTGGATTTTACTTCAAAAACATCTCCGTTTTTTCTAACGTCATCAACAAAACTATCGTAGATGAATTCTACTTCCAAATGATTTGCTAAGCACATCATTTGTTTTACGATTGATGAAGCTTGTAAACTTTTCGGAAAAATCTTGCCATTTTCAAGCTCAACTTCGGGAATTCCCATATCATTAAAAAACTCAATAACATCGTAATTATCAAATTTTTTGATAGCACTTATTGTGAATTTTGGATTTTCACCATGATAATTCTTGTACGATACATTTCTGTTAGTAAAATTGCATCTACCGTTACCTGTTGCATAAATTTTCTTCAAAGCGTTGGCGTTTCTTTCAATAACAGTCGTGTCTATGTAATTTTGTTTTAAAAATAATGCCGCAAAAACTCCACTAGCTCCTGCTCCAATAATTCCTACCTTCATATTCCCCTCAATTCCCTAAATCGTAATAAATTTGTAACTTATTAAGTTCAATTCTATGATATTATAATGATAAGAATAAATGGTTGTTCATCCTCCTAATATGAACTTGCCAATGTTATTTAAGTAGCAAATCTATCCCAAAGGTTTGCTACTTTTTTTATTACGATATTTATTCTATCACAAATTGCTCAAATTATTATAATTAAAATTTAATTAAAACATTCAAAAGCCAAATTTTCTCAAATTTTAAATGATAATTAATATTGACAACTCAAAATTATTTTTTTAAAATATAAATGAGAATTGCATTCACTATTAATCATTTCTACATGTAGGAGGAAATAAAATGTATAATAAATTAAATTTTAAACGATTAATAGCGGGACTTTTATTGATGTCAATAATTTCAACAAACATACCCCAAATTTCATTTGCTTCAGGAAATTATGAAAACTCAAAGGATATTACTATTTCAGAAATAAACGATAATAGTATTAAGGTTAATTCTTATGAAAAAGAAGAGATTCTGAATATAATTGATTCAAAAAACGAAACTAAAATTGAAATCAAAGACATTAATACTGGAAAAATCGAATATATAATTTATAACAAGGAAGATGATTCGATTTATTCTTCAATTACTGGAAATACAATATACAATAATGAAATAAGCTTTTATAAATCCGATGTATCATATATTACGAAGAAATTATCTTTTGCAGAAATTAGAAGTGCACTAGGAAATGTTTCATCTGCTGGTGGAGTGTTAGCACTTATACTTGCAAAATTTCCCGGTGGAAAAAAGCCTTCCAAAATCATAGGATATATATCATCTCTTATGGGTGGTGCTGCTACTTTTGGAATACCGAACGATCGTAATCATGGATTAACATTTAAAATAAAGGTTACAAAAATGTATAGGTCGAGATTAGGTAAAAGACATGTATACAAAAGAATGCACGATATCGTGTCGATAAGAAGGTACTAATGAAAAGCAAAAAAATAAAAAAACTTGTAGAATTTATTTATTTAATCACATTAATAATTATGTTTTTAAATTTCAACGAAATAATAAAATTGAATAGATTAATCGAAGGCTCTCTTATTTTTTTTAACATAATATTATGTTTTATCTACTACAACGTACTTAATAAAAACTAGAAATAATCATAAAAAACAGTGATGCAATTCTCTATAAATTAGAGTAAACTTTTACAAAAATAACAATACAAAAAATGCTACATACATTAGTATGTAGCATTTTTAAAAATTTTATTGGAATTTTTCATCCAAGAATTTTATAATATCCATTGATTCATACATTGGTTTTCCATCAATGAAAAGACAAGGTACTTGATCTTGTCCACCCTTTTCGATTAGGTATTTTTCATTAGCTTCGTCAGCTTTGATGTCTACTAATTCAACATCCTTAATTCCTTTTTTTTCTATAAATCTCAATACTTTCTTGCAGAATGGGCAAGTTTCTTTGTAATACAATTTTAAATCCATAATAATCTCCTTTTCGTTAAATTCTTTGATACAATATAGATACCCAAACAAAAAAAATATAAACATGAACAAAAGGAGTTTTTATGATAACATATAAATTAGATGTATACATACTAGAAGATTATATTGATTTGTTAATAAAAAAACTAGGCGAAGAAAAAATCATAACCATAGGAAATTACGATTATTGTTATACTACATCAAAAGTAAAAGGTCATTTTATGCCCAATGATTTAGCAAATAATTTTTCTGGTGAAAAAAATATTATCAACGAAGTCGACGAAATCAAATTAGAATTTCGCACGACAGAAAATAATATCAAAAAATGTATACAAATTATCGAAGATGTTCATCCGTATGAAGAATGTGTGTATGATATTTTTGAAATAAAAAATTTTAAATAATAATAATAGGAGATGCAATGGGAAAAATTAAAACTATTTGTGGAATTTGTCCTGGTCAATGCCATGTGGAATGCGACATGGACGGTAGAAAGATAAAATCCATCAAAAAATCAGACGAAAAACCTTCCGCTCTTTGTTTGAGAGGATTGTATTCAGACGAAATTCTAAACTCAGAAGACAGATTAACTGATCCTTTGATTAGAACTGGTGAAAAAGGAACACTAGAATTCAAAAAAGCTTCATGGGATGAAGCCATGAAACTTATCAAAGAAAAATGTTCTAAAATAATTGAACAATACGGTGCAAAATCAATTGCAAGTCATTTTGGTAGAGGCGCATTCGACACAACTTCGAACGATTTTATTTCAATTCAAATGCCTAACGCTGATAACGGAGGATTCTTGTCTCCAATAGGAAGTCCGAACAACGGATCAGTTGGCTCATTATGTTTCGTATCGTTTGGCATATTTGCTCCTCAAACAGTTTTTGGATTAAGTGCACCGAATCTAGTTTGCGATTTGCAAAACACTGAAATGCTTTGCGTGTGGGGTGCCAATCCCAAAACAGATTCTCCTCCATTTTTCTATAATAATATGGTAAAAAGAAAAAATGAAGGAATGAAAATCATAGCCGTAGACCATTACAATTCAGATATTATCGAATATGCTGATTACAAATACATCGTCAATAGTGGTACTGATATAGTACTAATTCTTGGAATGCTAAATTACTTAAAAGATAAACTTGACCAAGATTTTATCGAAAAATACACTTACGGTTACGATGAATTCAAGGAATATTTTACGCAATTTGATTTGGAAAAAACATCAGAAATCACTGGACTTGAAGTTGACGAGGTAAAAGAGTTGGCAAATTTACTCTTTGACAACACAGTTGCTCTTAAATCATACACAGGACTTGAATATTCACACTGTGGAGTTCAAACAATACGTTCATTGTATATTTTATGGAGCTTATTGGGAAACTTAGATATCAAAGGCGGACTTTTGATTAATAAAAACAAGCCAATGAAGAGAGTACAAAACCCACCGAATAACGCAAAAAATATCGAAAAAATCGGTTCAAAGGAATTCCCTCTTTTCGACAAATTAATCGGTCAACCACAATTTACGAAACTTCCACAAGCAATATTAGAATCCGATCCTTATCCAATAAAAGGTCTAATTAATTTGGGCTCATGTATGTCTGTAAATTATCCTAACAGTCAACTTTACAGAAAAGCGTTAAAAAGTTTGGATTTCTTCGTAACTTGTGACAGATTTATGACTGAAGATGCATACTTTGCAGATGTCATCCTCCCTGCTACAACTTATTACGAAGAAGATCGCTACGCAATATATCCAGACCGCATCGAAATCAAAGAAAAATTAGTAGAACCATTGGGCAATTCTCTTCCAAATATTTTTATTTTGAAAAAAATTGCAGATGCATTAGGATTTGGTGAATACTACCCTGAAAATTTCGATGATTTATTGGATAAAGCTTTTTATCACACACCAGAAATTTTAAAAGAATTGAAGGAAAAAGGCGTATATCATTTCGACAAAAAGCCAGAAGTGTCTTACAAAAAATACGATTCATTTAATACAGAAACTGGTAAAATTGAAATTCATTCAAAACTTTTAGAAAAGTATGGATTCTCACCTATCCCAGTTTATGACGACGGATTTGAAAATAAGCACGAAAAATCAGAAAAATTATCCAAATATCCATTTACTATGAACACAGGCGCAAGAATTCATACAACATTCAGAACGCAACATTTGAACATCGATGGATTATTAAATCATCAAGAATACCCACAAGTTATAATGAATGAAGATGATGCTAAAGAATTAGGAATTGAAAATATGGATTTGGTTGAAGTATACAACGATAGAGCAAGTGTAATCCTTCAAGCAGTTACTAATAATATGTCAAACCGTCACGATTTGGAAATAAATGTCGGCGGTGGTTCATTCAGCCAAGATGACAATTGGAAAGATGCGAACATTAATATGTTAATTGACAACGAAATCTTCGATCCAATTTCAGGATTTCCAGTTTTCAAAAGACAACATTGCAATATAAGAAAAGTAAAATAAAAACAAAAACCTTCTGCGGCTTTAATTTGAGCTACAGAAGGTATTTTTTTAGAAAAATTTCAAACAAATAAATGCTGTTAGAACTGCTAATATAATTGTTAGTCCAACATTTTCTTTCAAATAAGCGATAATAATAGCTACGATTGAAGCTACAATTGTAGGAACTAGCATTTCACTTGAAGCTGTTAGAATTCCTCTTATTACCATGATACTTAATGATGTATATGGTATTATATTTAAAAATTCAGCGGTTTGTCTGGAAAGTTGTTTTCCTTTTAAATATTTTAGAGGTAATATCTTAGGAACCGCTGTAACTAAGCTACATAATAAAATTAAAATTATATTATACATTTTGACCTCTTTTCATAATTACTTTCAATCCGATGAATGATGATAATAAAATTGCTAAGATTATATCCCATCCAGATGGTATAAATTTCAAATAAAAAATAATTGCATAAGTTACAACGCCAATCAAACTAACTACCAAACCATTCGAACTTTTCTTAATAGATGGTACTACCAGTGCGATAAACATCGCAGTAAGTCCTACTTCTAATGATGTTTGGACTGATTTTGGCATTAATTGTCCTATTAAATATCCAACTGGTGTAAATATTCCCCAAGCCAAATAAGGTCCTAATTCCACTGCCAACGCAAATTCTGTGTTAAGCTTTTCTTTGTTAAAACTCATCACCGAAAATGCTTCATCCGTTAACATAAATCCTATTACAGGAAGTGCTTTCGGATTTATTTTTTGTGTATGAATTCCCAAAGATGTCGACATTATGAACAATCTCAAATTTAATAAAAATACCGACAACACGATGGAAAACATACCTACTCCAGCACCTAATAATTCAACTGCCATGAATTGTGCTGCTCCAGAATAGAAAACAAAAGAAAACAAAGTCGAATCCAACATGCTAATGTTTTGACCTTTGCACAACAAACCAAAAGCCATCGCTATAGGAATATATCCCAACATAATTGGAGACGAAAATTTGATTGCTTCTTTAATTCTATTTGAATCCATTAAATTTTCCTCCATTCCATTTTTATTACAAACATTTAAACGTAAGAAATCATAATCTACAAGGATTGCAGATTATGATTATTTTATTTCTCTTCTATCCAAAATAGCCTTGTACAAGCTCATTTCGTCATAATATTCCAAATTAGCTCCCAATGGTACTCCCATTGCAATTCTGGAAACTTTTACGTTATATTCTTCATTTTTAAGAACTTCTATTATGAAGTTAGTTGTTAAATCTCCGTTAGTTGTTGGTGATAATGCTAGGATAACTTCCTTAACATAATCTTTTTTACATCTCAAAAACAAATTTTCCAAATTCAAATCTTGCGGAGCGATATTATCCCTTGGAGATAATAATCCACCTAAAACGTGATATTTCCCATTGTATTCGCCAGTTTTTTCAATTGATATTACATTCATTGAATCTTCAACGACAGTTATGACACTGTTATCTCTTTTTTGATCGGAACAAATATCACACAATTTTTTATCAGTAAGATTTCCACAATTAGCGCACGGTCTAATATTAGTCTTCACATTTACAATGCTTTCTACAAGCTCATCGACTTTTTTAGGATCCATGTCTATAATTCTATAAGCTAATCTTCTCGCACTTTTTCTGCCAATAGTCGGCAAATTGGACAAATTTTTAATCAATTCATCCATTGCTTTAGGGTATAGTGACAAAATTATCCCCCCTTATTTAGAATCCTGGAATATTAATTCCTCCAGTGATTTTCCCAAGTTCAGACTCACTCATGTCCAATACTTTTTTGATAGCATCATTAACAGCAACCATCACCATGTCTTGAAGCATTTCAACATCGCCATCTTTTACCAAATCTTCATCTATTTTAATAGAAACTATTTCTTTTTTGCCGTTTGCTACAACTTCGATAGCTCCGCCACCACTAGTTGCAGTAACTTCAGTTTCTTCTAATTTTTTTTGAGTTTCTTCCATTTGTCTTTGCATTTTTTGCATTTGTTTCATCATGTTACCCATGTTTCCCATACCAGGCATTCCGCCTCTAAATTTATTTCCCATAATTCCTCCTATTTTTCAATTATTTGAACATTTTCTCCAAATAAATTTTGTAATTTTTTAACATTCTCGTTTACTTTTTTCTCTGCTTCATCGTCAATTTGTAAATCTAAAACCTTAAAATCGTAATGCGGTTTAAGTAATTGTTCAATAACTTTCTTATGAGGAAGCAAAGTGTACAAATACAACTGATTAGTCTTCAAAACCAACTTGTCATTCTCCAAACTAGCTTTGATATCATCAGCTAATTCTTTTGGAACTTTGTCGAAATCTCTTAAAACTTCTCTTAGTTTTCCAAATGAATCATCATTTTCGACAAACTCTTCGTCACTTTTGTCGTCGATTTTTTCATCATTTTTTATTATATCATTTTTATCGGATAATTCATCTGATTTTTCTGCTTTTTCTGAAGATTTTTGTGAAATTTCTATGTTTTTATCGATTTTTTCATCAAATTCGACTAATTTTTGTGTAGAATTGATCTTAATCCCGTTTTGTTCAATATTGTTGAGCTTATCTTCCAAAGTATTCACTCTGGCAATCAAATCGTCGTAATCGATATAATCTATTAGTCTCATTACCAAAATTTCAAGCAGAGCTTTTTGATTATCAGCTTGTTTAAGTTTTTTCTGATGCTCTATTATAATCGACATACTTTCGACTATTTGCCTATTCGTAATCAATTCAGATTGTGAATTGTAATCATCATTGTACTGAGTGTTGTTCTGTCTGATGTTTTCAAGACCATTTTTTGACAACAGCAAATTTCTAAAATGATTTAACAGCTCATCCATAACATTTTCGACAGGCTTATTGTGTGATATTGTGTACAAATTATTCAAAACTTCTGCGGCATCTTTTTTTATGATGCTATTGACAAGCTTGAAAATTCCTTTATTGTCGACAATACCAAGTATATCATTTATATCTTGTTTTGTTATATTTTCTTTTTCAATGCTAAGAACTTGATCCAAAATAGATAATGCATCTCTCATTGCACCATCAGCTTTGTTCGCAATGAGTTTAATCGCATCGTCGTCCATTTTTCTGTTCAAATCGTTCAAGATATATTTGATATTATCTGAAATATCCTTGGCATTAATCATCTTGAACTCATATCGTTGACATCTGGATAGAATTGTTTGAGGAATTTTGTCAATTTCTGTCGTGGCTAGTATGAACACTAAATGTTTTGGTGGCTCTTCCATGATTTTAAGTAATGCGTTAAATCCTTCATTGGTAATCATGTGAGCTTCGTCGATAATGTAAACTTTGTATTTTAATTTTGTAGGCGGATAAATTACTTTATCGCGCAGTTCTCTGATATCGTCAATTCTTCTGTTACTAGCAGCGTCCATTTCCACGATATCTAATGTAGATTCTTCCAAAGAACTTAGGCAATTTTCACATTTGTTACAAGGATTTCCATCTTGTAAATCCAAACAGTTGATAGCTCTTGCAAAAATTTTCGCACAACTAGTCTTCCCTGTTCCTCTTGAACCGGAAAAAATATATGCGTGAGAAATATTTTTCGTTTCGATTTGATTTTTTAAAATATCAGTTATATGTTTTTGACCATAAACTTTATCGAAAGTATCCGGTCTATATTTTCTGTAAATAGCTTGCATAAATACCTCGTTTCAATTGTTAAACTACGAGTAATTTTTCGAATTTGTTTTCTAATTCAAAAATAATATAAATCTTTTAATATTATATCACATTTGATAATTCTTGAATTCATAGTAAAATAGTAATAGAAATTTTATTTTTAAAATTTTTGAAGGGGGATTTTTATGATGAAAAATATTGACCCATTTTTATTGACGATTTTGGGATTGATAGTGCCTGGACTTCTTACTGGAGTCGGTGCAATTCCCGTTTTTTTCACTAGAAATGTTAGTCAAGGTAAATTAGATGTATTTTTAGGGACAGCTGCAGGTGTCATGCTTTCTGCGACTTGTTTTTCATTAATTTTACCTAGTATCGAAGAAAACGGTGGAGGTTTTAGAGGAGTTTTAATAACTTCACTTGGAATTTTTGCTGGAGCTGTGTTTTTGGATTTAATCGACAAATACTCTCCTCATGAGCATTTATTGGACAAAAGAGTTGAAGGGAATCCTTCAGATTCTTTGAAAAAAATATGGTTGTTTGTAATTGCGATTACAATTCACAATTTCCCAGAAGGTATGGCAACTGGAGTTGGTTTTGGAGGAGATTCAGTAGCAAACGGTCTTCCAATCGCAATAGGAATTGGTCTACAAAATATGCCTGAAGGTTTGGCTGTAGCTTTGTCTTTGGTTAGAGAAAATTACACGGTCAAAAAAGCATTCTTAATCGCATTATTTACAGGATTAGTAGAACCAATTGGAGCGTTTTTAGGTTACGGACTTGTAACTTGGTTCTCACCTATTTTGGGATTTATTTTGGCTTTTGCAGGAGGGGCGATGCTTTTTGTAATTAGCGACGAAATTATTCCTGAAACTCACAGCAACGGATATGAACGCCAAGCGACTTATGGAATTATAATTGGATTTATTATAATGATGATTTTAGATGTTGCTCTTGGCTAAATAAAAAAGCGGCTACTTGTATTTGATATGTACCCTCTTTACTGGACATCCAGTAAGGAGGGTATTTTTATGAAATATAGTTATGAATTTAAAAGAGAATGTGTGCAGTTGTATAGAGAAGGTAAATGGCCTAATACACCTGAAGGAGTTAAAGAAAAGAGATTTCATGACACAATTAAAGAATGGTTTAAGTTAGAAGAAAAGCATGGTCCAGAAATTTTAAAACATGGAAATAATATCGAGTGGACAACTGATGAAAAGCTAGAAGTGGTCAGCAAAGTATTA
This Finegoldia magna ATCC 53516 DNA region includes the following protein-coding sequences:
- a CDS encoding aspartate ammonia-lyase; the protein is MDYRLESDSVGEKQVPKDAYYGVQSLRGMENFPITGRTLHEELIYGLTIVKKACAIANHRAGIMREDVKNAIVYACDKILEGEYHDQFLTDPIQGGAGTTANMNANEVIANIANEKLGGGLGTYEYVHPNDHVNMSQSTNDVFPTAGKIATLRLLIKALNELKQLEISLLNKSVEFDDVLKMGRTQLQDAVPIRLGQEFHAYYSVIKRDIKRIRRSSDQIESINMGATAIGTGVNVDKVYFTNIVPILAELTGFDLHQAEDLIDGTNNLDGLVEISSAVKSTAVSLSKMASDLRLMSSGPKTMVGDIELPPRQNGSSIMPGKVNPVIPEVVNQVVFRIIGNDNTITMCAEHGQLELNAFEPVLFDSLFESISILTNAVKTFRENCIIGIKPNRQKLSNDVEKSVGIVTALVPHIGYKKSAEIAKRALSTGITVRNIVLDEKILTEDELKEILDPIAMTMPGIAAEYLIKQKQQAYIEKKKQEDKEQKAKK
- a CDS encoding NAD(P)H-dependent oxidoreductase, translating into MNKMQRKLIDLDNHGQKVRVGLVGCGKMGSGLVSQLSRIKGMRPSVIVDRHVDKCVTALRKAGVKDVDIVKTTDLKVAENAIKNNSFVVSDDYTLSYKLDMIDGVIDATGNPPFGTQLAVESIEHEKQTILLNVECDAVVGPILNEMAKKKGVVYTGSAGDEPGAIIQLSDFALGLGFKLLAVGKGKNNPLDNYTNEDILREEALSKGLVPKMLTSFVDGTNTMIELTAVANALGFTPDVLGCHGITTNIHDIADEFKLKEQGGILNNYNIVDFAFGVAPGVFAIVTHDTNEVHDLMEYLSMGKGPNYTLYRPYHLTSLETPLTIYDAIVEKEPTIYPKYGQVSDTITVAKRDIKKGQIIEGIGGHDCFGKITSHKHQMENNLLPMPIITEKTTAKVDIPKDTLITYDMVNLDEDHIITRLRKRQDELGL
- a CDS encoding NAD(P)/FAD-dependent oxidoreductase, giving the protein MKVGIIGAGASGVFAALFLKQNYIDTTVIERNANALKKIYATGNGRCNFTNRNVSYKNYHGENPKFTISAIKKFDNYDVIEFFNDMGIPEVELENGKIFPKSLQASSIVKQMMCLANHLEVEFIYDSFVDDVRKNGDVFEVKSNGSLYKFDYLIIACGSKAYKKSGSDGNGYILMKKLGHNIVKTHPGIVQLRLNGDSFKKMSGTKFKANAKLVVDNKEVFEFYHDVLFTDYGISGPTILQLSGEAIRAKNKGLDVKIRIDTVDLDENKLYEHLIYIISLNYYKKINELLVGLINDNLIEEVLNQAGISYDINVCELSKEEIYKLAHTLKNLEFSVSGYKDEDSGQITCGGVDTDEINPSTMESKKIKNLYIIGEIMDVDGDCGGYNLQWAFSSAYSCAMSIIKKEN
- a CDS encoding glutaredoxin family protein; the protein is MDLKLYYKETCPFCKKVLRFIEKKGIKDVELVDIKADEANEKYLIEKGGQDQVPCLFIDGKPMYESMDIIKFLDEKFQ
- a CDS encoding molybdopterin-containing oxidoreductase family protein: MGKIKTICGICPGQCHVECDMDGRKIKSIKKSDEKPSALCLRGLYSDEILNSEDRLTDPLIRTGEKGTLEFKKASWDEAMKLIKEKCSKIIEQYGAKSIASHFGRGAFDTTSNDFISIQMPNADNGGFLSPIGSPNNGSVGSLCFVSFGIFAPQTVFGLSAPNLVCDLQNTEMLCVWGANPKTDSPPFFYNNMVKRKNEGMKIIAVDHYNSDIIEYADYKYIVNSGTDIVLILGMLNYLKDKLDQDFIEKYTYGYDEFKEYFTQFDLEKTSEITGLEVDEVKELANLLFDNTVALKSYTGLEYSHCGVQTIRSLYILWSLLGNLDIKGGLLINKNKPMKRVQNPPNNAKNIEKIGSKEFPLFDKLIGQPQFTKLPQAILESDPYPIKGLINLGSCMSVNYPNSQLYRKALKSLDFFVTCDRFMTEDAYFADVILPATTYYEEDRYAIYPDRIEIKEKLVEPLGNSLPNIFILKKIADALGFGEYYPENFDDLLDKAFYHTPEILKELKEKGVYHFDKKPEVSYKKYDSFNTETGKIEIHSKLLEKYGFSPIPVYDDGFENKHEKSEKLSKYPFTMNTGARIHTTFRTQHLNIDGLLNHQEYPQVIMNEDDAKELGIENMDLVEVYNDRASVILQAVTNNMSNRHDLEINVGGGSFSQDDNWKDANINMLIDNEIFDPISGFPVFKRQHCNIRKVK
- a CDS encoding AzlD domain-containing protein, producing the protein MYNIILILLCSLVTAVPKILPLKYLKGKQLSRQTAEFLNIIPYTSLSIMVIRGILTASSEMLVPTIVASIVAIIIAYLKENVGLTIILAVLTAFICLKFF
- a CDS encoding AzlC family ABC transporter permease, which codes for MDSNRIKEAIKFSSPIMLGYIPIAMAFGLLCKGQNISMLDSTLFSFVFYSGAAQFMAVELLGAGVGMFSIVLSVFLLNLRLFIMSTSLGIHTQKINPKALPVIGFMLTDEAFSVMSFNKEKLNTEFALAVELGPYLAWGIFTPVGYLIGQLMPKSVQTSLEVGLTAMFIALVVPSIKKSSNGLVVSLIGVVTYAIIFYLKFIPSGWDIILAILLSSFIGLKVIMKRGQNV
- the recR gene encoding recombination mediator RecR, yielding MSLYPKAMDELIKNLSNLPTIGRKSARRLAYRIIDMDPKKVDELVESIVNVKTNIRPCANCGNLTDKKLCDICSDQKRDNSVITVVEDSMNVISIEKTGEYNGKYHVLGGLLSPRDNIAPQDLNLENLFLRCKKDYVKEVILALSPTTNGDLTTNFIIEVLKNEEYNVKVSRIAMGVPLGANLEYYDEMSLYKAILDRREIK